From a single Arachis hypogaea cultivar Tifrunner chromosome 3, arahy.Tifrunner.gnm2.J5K5, whole genome shotgun sequence genomic region:
- the LOC112734282 gene encoding uncharacterized protein → MASRAILRRKRFVDQYLNASSTLIPSSNSLLRRGTATQDLTSPPSAPPSDNPHGATSPSFPSVEPLYFSRLGFRPYARSFSISRDFASEFNAPMGMRWMTASQSLRRVSTATAKQPDDDNERNEEMVAKKRKEASPEECDQAVEGLTTVKAKAKAKRQQESQKDSQSILQRVWATFLGIGPALRAVASMSREDWAKKLVHWKTEFVSTLQHYWLGFKLLWVDVRISSRLLLKLAGGKSLTRRERQQLTRTTADIFRLVPFAVFIIVPFMEFLLPVALKLFPNMLPSTFQDKMKEQEALKRRLKARIEYARFLQDTVKEMAKEVQNSRSGEIKKTAEDLDEFLNLIRRGSRVSNEEILGFAKLFNDELTLDNISRPRLVNMCKYMGISPFGTDAYLRYMLRKRLQRIKEDDRLIQAEGVDSLSEAELREDCRERGMLGLLSVEEMRQQLRDWLDLSLNHSVPSSLLILSRAFTVSGKLKPEEAVQATLSSLPDEVVDTVGITSLPSEDSVSERRRKLEFLEMQEELIKEEEEREEVEQARKDINTREDDKALKEMNISSAKEAHQLARARALENKEQLCELSRALAVLASASSVSTEREDFLRLVNKEIELYNSVVEKEGTDSEKEAFKAYKAAREEDEHDKESGEGDSVSSALIERVDAMLHNLEKEIDDVDAKIGDRWRLLDRDYDGKVTPEEVASAAMYLKDTLGKEGIQELISSLSKDKEGKILVEDIVKLGGWREDGDGHAAEEGRM, encoded by the exons ATGGCCTCAAGAGCTATTCTCAGAAGGAAGAGGTTCGTCGATCAATACCTTAACGCTTCTTCCACCTTGATTCCGAGCTCAAACTCTCTTCTCCGTCGTGGAACCGCCACACAGGATCTAACCTCTCCTCCTTCTGCTCCTCCCTCTGACAATCCTCATGGCGCTACTTCCCCGTCGTTTCCAAGTGTGGAGCCTCTCTACTTCTCTCGATTGGGATTCCGACCCTACGCGCGGAGCTTCTCCATTTCCAGAGATTTCGCTTCCGAATTCAATGCGCCCATGGGGATGAGGTGGATGACCGCGTCCCAATCGCTGCGCCGCGTTTCCACCGCCACTGCGAAGCAGCCGGACGATGACAACGAACGGAACGAGGAGATGGTTGCCAAGAAGAGGAAGGAGGCTTCCCCCGAGGAGTGCGATCAGGCCGTCGAAGGATTAACCACCGTGAAAGCGAAGGCGAAGGCGAAACGGCAGCAGGAGTCTCAGAAGGATTCGCAGTCCATTTTACAGAGAGTTTGGGCGACATTTCTAGGGATTGGTCCTGCGTTAAGAGCTGTTGCATCCATGAGCAG GGAGGACTGGGCTAAGAAACTGGTTCACTGGAAGACAGAATTCGTCTCAACGTTGCAGCATTATTGGCTGGGTTTTAAGCTGCTCTGGGTGGATGTGAGGATCAGTTCAAGGCTGTTGCTGAAGCTTGCTGGTGGGAAGAGTCTCACTAGGAGGGAAAGGCAGCAGCTCACGCGGACTACTGCCGATATCTTTAGGCTTGTCCCGTTTGCTGTTTTCATTATAGTTCCCTTCATGGAATTCCTCCTGCCTGTGGCTTTGAAACTTTTCCCGAACATGTTGCCATCAACATTTCAAGACAAAATGAAAGAACAG GAAGCATTGAAAAGGAGACTCAAGGCAAGAATAGAATATGCAAGATTCCTCCAGGATACAGTCAAAGAAATGGCAAAAGAAGTTCAAAACTCTCGTAGTGGAGAGATAAAGAAAACAGCAGAAGATCTTGATGAATTCTTAAACTTG ATTAGAAGAGGTTCGCGTGTCTCCAATGAGGAAATTTTGGGATTTGCTAAGTTGTTTAACGATGAACTAACTCTAGACAATATAAGCAG GCCACGTTTAGTCAATATGTGCAAATACATGGGGATTAGTCCTTTTGGAACTGATGCATACTTGCGATATATGCTACGAAAACGTTTACAGCG GATTAAGGAAGACGATAGATTGATTCAAGCAGAAGGCGTGGATTCTCTTTCGGAAGCTGAACTACGGGAAGATTGTAGAGAGAGAGGCATGCTTGGGTTGCTTTCTGTTGAAGAAATGCGCCAACAG CTTCGAGATTGGTTGGACCTATCTCTGAATCACTCTGTACCGTCATCTCTTTTGATACTTTCTAG GGCATTTACCGTGTCTGGGAAGTTGAAGCCAGAAGAAGCTGTGCAGGCTACGCTTTCTTCTCTGCCTGACGAAGTTGTTGATACTGTTGGCATTACTTCTTTACCCTCTGAGGATTCTGTCTCAGAGAGGAGGAGGAAATTGGAGTTCCTTGAAATGCAGGAAGAACTTATTAAG gaggaggaggagagagaggaagtGGAGCAAGCAAGGAAGGATATTAATACTCGCGAGGATGATAAGGCCTTGAAAGAGATGAATATTTCATCTGCCAAGGAAGCACATCAACTTGCCAGAGCTAGAGCATTAGAAAACAAAGAGCAGTTGTGTGAACTTAGTCGTGCATTAGCTGTTTTAGCATCTGCGTCG TCTGTAAGTACGGAGCGTGAAGATTTTCTAAGGCTTGTTAACAAAGAG atAGAACTTTATAACAGTGTGGTGGAGAAGGAGGGTACAGATAGTGAAAAAGAGGCCTTTAAAGCTTATAAAGCCGCCCGAGAGGAAGATGAGCATGATAAAGAATCAGGTGAAGGGGATAGTGTGTCATCAGCACTCATAGAGAGA GTCGATGCTATGCTCCATAATCTTGAGAAGGAAATAGATGATGTGGATGCCAAAATTGGTGACCGGTGGAGGCTTTTGGACAG GGATTATGACGGGAAAGTAACTCCTGAGGAGGTAGCATCTGCTGCAATGTACTTGAAGGATACATTGGGCAAGGAGGGTATACAAGAACTCATCAGCAGTCTTTCCAAAGATAAAG AAGGGAAAATACTTGTGGAGGACATTGTTAAATTGGGCGGTTGGAGAGAAGATGGAGATGGTCATGCAGCTGAAGAGGGGAGAATGTAG
- the LOC112734283 gene encoding flavonol 7-O-beta-glucosyltransferase UGT74F1 gives MEEERRNSKVMSEKHILMVPYPSQGHLNPMLQFSKRLSTKGVTSTLVITKFISKSMHLHQLSSLPSSIQFDTISDGYDQGGFSHAESISSYVSTMKTIGSKSLKELIKKYNESSQHPIDCIVYDGLLAWVLDVAKEFGIIGATFFTHMCAVDYTFYCVHNGILKVPVSEVPINIEGLPLLELKDTPSFVCNPAFYPAYFDMVMNQFSNVDKADLLLVNSFYKLEHQVVDSMSKLCPMLTIGPTIPYAYLDKAILNDTENNLNLFQLELTHSNWLNQKAPRSVIYVSFGSMVSFTSKQMEELAFGLIATGFNFLWVITYLEREKLKKEIFDEIHKDGKGLIVNWIPQLGVLSSNAIGCFLTHCGWNSTIEALCLGVPMVAMPQWTDQPMNAKFVEDVWKVGVRVKVDEDNGVVRREEIERCIRKVMANDVGKELRKNAEKWRELAVEAVSEGGTSDNNINEFVNLIKMRS, from the exons ATGGAGGAAGAGAGAAGAAATAGCAAAGTGATGAGTGAGAAGCATATACTAATGGTTCCATACCCAAGCCAAGGTCACCTTAACCCTATGCTCCAATTCAGCAAACGCTTGAGCACAAAAGGAGTGACATCCACATTGGTCATAACCAAATTCATCTCAAAATCAATGCATCTTCACCAACTCTCATCATTACcaagttcaattcaatttgatACCATCTCAGATGGCTATGACCAAGGTGGGTTTTCTCATGCTGAATCCATAAGCTCCTATGTATCAACAATGAAAACCATAGGTTCAAAAAGTTTGAAAGAACTCATCAAAAAGTATAATGAATCTTCTCAGCACCCTATAGATTGCATAGTGTATGATGGCCTGTTGGCATGGGTTTTGGATGTGGCCAAAGAGTTTGGGATCATTGGTGCTACTTTTTTCACTCATATGTGTGCTGTTGATTACACATTCTATTGTGTCCATAATGGAATTTTGAAGGTACCAGTGTCTGAAGTTCCAATAAATATAGAAGGGCTTCCATTGCTTGAACTCAAAGACACACCTTCTTTTGTTTGCAACCCTGCTTTTTATCCAGCTTACTTTGACATGGTCATGAATCAATTCTCAAATGTTGATAAAGCAGATCTTCTTCTTGTCAATTCCTTTTACAAGCTAGAGCATCAG GTGGTGGATTCCATGTCAAAGCTATGTCCAATGTTGACCATTGGTCCAACAATTCCATACGCTTATTTAGACAAGGCAATCCTAAATGACACAGAAAACAATTTGAACCTCTTCCAATTGGAGTTAACCCATAGCAATTGGCTCAATCAAAAGGCACCAAGATCAGTCATTTATGTCTCATTTGGAAGCATGGTAAGCTTCACCTCAAAGCAAATGGAGGAACTTGCATTCGGCCTAATAGCCACAGGTTTCAACTTCTTGTGGGTCATCACCTATTTGGAGAGAGAGAAACTCAAGAAAGAGATTTTTGATGAAATCCACAAAGATGGAAAAGGTTTAATTGTGAATTGGATACCCCAATTGGGAGTTCTATCAAGCAATGCAATTGGCTGTTTTCTAACACATTGTGGATGGAACTCAACAATTGAAGCATTGTGTTTGGGGGTTCCAATGGTTGCAATGCCACAGTGGACAGACCAACCTATGAATGCAAAGTTTGTTGAGGATGTTTGGAAGGTTGGTGTTCGAGTTAAGGTTGACGAGGATAATGGTGTGGTGAGAAGAGAAgagattgagcgttgtataaggAAAGTGATGGCAAATGACGTTGGAAAAGAACTTAGAAAAAATGCTGAGAAATGGAGGGAATTGGCCGTTGAGGCAGTTAGTGAGGGTGGAACTTCAGACAACAACATCAATGAGTTTGTGAATCTTATTAAGATGAGATCCTAA